AATATTTACAACATTCAATAAAGAATAATTACAAAATCTAAATTTATCTAATTTTTTTACGACTCTATTGCTGTTTAGGGGAGGGTAGGAACAATGGAATTTGGGCTAATTGCGCTCATGATTTGATGCGCTAATTCTCCATTGTATTCGATATAAATCTGCCACGAAAGAAGGTAAAATTCGTGGAGCGAGGACATTAAATATTTGATTTTTCTGCATACCTAGTTTTCAGTATCTAGTTCCCAGTATTATTACTTGATATTGTGTTTCTTGTGTTATTATTGAAGGAATGGTATAAATAAATCGCTCAAACAAAATTTTCAGGAGGAAATAAATATGTCTACAAAGACAGTAGAATCAGCAGGTATCGAAGCTGTACCATTTTTTGCACGCTTCTTGGAAGATCAATCTGTATTAGCGAAGTCAGAAGAGCCTCCTGCAGAGCCTCCTGCAGATCGTCCTCCAGTTCCTCCTTATCCTCCTCTTCCTTTCACCATCAAATATCCTTCTGATTGGGAAGATCGCTAGATCTAGTACAAAAAGGCTGACGTATGAAGGCTGAAATGAAAGTAGTGAGCCTATACTGCAAGCTGTATACAAATTTGCAATGGTAGTCTTATTTCTGCGGGCTATTACCACCTCGTTCCCAGGCTCCGCCTGGGAACGAGAGTTGGGGAGCTACCCATCAGAATTAATGTAGCTATCATAATTAAATCTTAACACTTGCTCAGAAAAGGTTTTATGCACCTGTCGCGTGATGTTGTTTTATTAATCACCCATAGCGGTGATTTCTTCACAATAGATAGAGTGGCAGAAGCTTTGTCAAAAAGAGGAGCGCAACCATTCCGCTTGGACACTGATAAGTTTCCTCTGGAAGTACAATTAACAGCGCACTTTGACAAGTCCAAAAGCTACCATAGGCTAGAACATGGTATCGACTCTATCAGCACAGAGCAGGTGCAAGCTGTTTGGATGCGTCGCATTTGGGAACCAGAATTAAGTCACGAATTAGCACCAAAGTTCCAAGCAGCCTGTGTTCGAGAATCACAGGCAACTTTAGATGGTTTTTGGGACAGTCTTAGGGAAGCTCATTGGGTAGATAATTTAGAGCGGATAAATTTTGCACACAATAAGCTGCGTCAACTGCGAGTCGCTTCTGAAGTAGGTTTTGTAACTCCTCGGACTCTTATCACTAATAAAGCTGAAGCAGTACGAGAGTTTTTTCAACACGTCAACGGAAGAATGGTGAGCAAACTGTTAACTGCTCTTTCCCGCAGTATGGAACCTACCTCGTTCTTCCTTTACACCAGTGTTGTTAAAGAGGAAGATTTGCATGATGCTGAGTCACTGCGCTATTGTCCAATGGTTTTTCAAGAACAAATTCCCAAGCAGTGGGAATTGCGGGTGGTGTATGTGAACGGCAATGTCTTTGTAGGGGCGCTAGATGCGTCTGTTTGTCCAGCATCACAAGTGGATTGGCGGATTCCTGGTGCTGAAATTGTTTCATGGCAACATCATCAGATCCCTGATGAAGTCGTTCGTCGTCTTAAAACCTTTATGGCTAGATTTGGGCTTTTGTTTGGAGCCTTTGATTTTATCCTCACACCATCAGGAGAATATGTGTTTTTGGAAATTAACCCCATAGGAGAGTGGGGAATGTTGGAACGAGATTTGGACTTGCCGATATCTCATGCGATCGCAGACACTTTACTCCAAAGGAAGGATAATGGCTAAAATTTCATAATTCATAATTCATAATTCATAATTTTTATGACAGTGTTAATAGTTACTTTTAGCCAAGACAACGAGAGCATTGCTCTAGTCACTAAAGCAATTGAGGCATTAGGAGAAAAAGCATTTCGTTTTGATACAGACAGATTTCCTATCGAAGTGCAGTTAGATATTTACCATGGTGAATCAGAGCGCGGAATTATTACTGATGGCGAACAGAAGCTAGATTTGAATGAGGTGTCCTCAGTTTGGTATCGGCGAATGCGCTATGGGGAAAAAATTCCCGACACGATGGACAAGCAATTTAGAGAAGCCTCTATTAAAGAATCTCGCGCTACTGTTAGGGGTTTGATTGCTAGCATCAAGGGATTCCACTTTGACAAAATGTCAAATGTGGATCTGACTAATAATAAGCAACTACAGCTGCAAGTCGCACGAGAGGTTGGTCTTTTAACTCCGCGTACCTTAACTTCAAATAATCCAGAAGCTGTGAAGCAATTTGCCTCTGAGTGTAAGGAGCAGGGTATAGTTACAAAGATGCTTTCTTCCTTTGCTATCTTTGGCGATAAGGGGGAAGAGTTTGTGGTTTTCACGAATCCAGTGACAGATGACGATTTGGAAAATCTTGAAGGATTGCGTTTTTGTCCGATGACGTTTCAAGAAAATGTGCCAAAGGCGCTAGAGTTGCGGACTACTATTGTGGGACAGCGTGTATTTACTGCTGCAGTAGACTCCCAACGTTTGCAGAGAGCTACTTACGACTGGCGCAAAGAGGGGAAAGCTTTATGCGAGAGTTGGCAACCTTACGACTTGCCTGAGAGTGTTGAGAAAAAGCTTCTTAAACTGATGGCTTATTTTGGTTTAAACTATGGAGCGATGGATATTATCGTTACACCCGATGGTCGGCATATCTTCCTTGAGGTTAACCCAGTTGGGGAATTTTTCTGGCTGGAGATGTTTTCACCACACTTCCCAATTTCTCAAGCAATTGCCGAAATTCTGCATACTGGTGTGGGCTTGTCAAGAAATTGAGAAGTTCGTCCGATGCTTTATTCAAAATTCTATTTTTGGAATATGCAAACTCAAGTTGCTCGCGATCGAGATATGACAAATCCTCTTTCAGGTTTTACTCAATTTTGGGAGGATGTCAGCGTAGTGGCTCAACCTTACTGGTATCCAACAGAACCTGGGGACAGAGCATTTTCAGACGTGATTCGCTCGTGGGGGATGCTTGCTCTCCTGATATTATTAATAATCTCGCTCGTGGGCGTAAGTGCTTTCAATAGCTTCTGGAATCGCCATGTGCTTGATATAGTTATCGAACAGAAAGACCTGTCTAAATATATTGATACGCTATGGATTTCTACCCTTGGTATTTTGGTAGTAACCCTCTTGGTAGCATTTTCTAGATATGTCAGAAAAAGAATCGCTCTTGATTGGTACACATGGCTGAATAACCACATTTTAGAACAATATTTGAGCAAGCAAGCCTATTATAAAATTAATTTTAAATCCGATATTGGTAACCCAGATCAACGCATATCTCAAGAAATTGAACCAATTACTAGCAGTGCTTTACTCTTTTCAGCAACTTTCCTAGAAAAAATGCTGGAAATGATAAGTTTTTTAGTCATTCTCTGGACAATTTCCTCACAAATTGCTATTTATCTAGTTATTTATACGATTGTCGGTAATTTGATAGCTGTTTACTTGACTCGAGAACTAAATAAAATTAATCAAGAAGAACTTGAGTTTAAAGCTGACTTTGCTTATTGTCTGACTCACGTTCGGAAACACGCTGAGTCGATAGCTTTTTTCCAAGGAGAAGAGAAAGAATTAAATATAATTAATCGAAGATTTAATAATGTTCTGAAAAATGCAGAACGCAGGCTGAACTGGGAAAGAGGTCAAGATATTTTTAACAGATCGTATCAGTCGGCTATCACTGTATTTTCAATGTTTATACTTACACCTTTATTTATTACAGGGAAAATTGATTATGGAGAAATTAACCAAGTCAGTTTTTGTTGCTTTCTGTTTTCTAACGCTTTGGGAGAATTAATAGCTCTATTTGGAAATTCAGGGCGGTTTTCTAGTTACGTTGAGCGCTTGGCTGAGTTTTCGGATGCGTTAGAAGTTGTTACTAAACAACCAGACAATGTCAGTACTATTAAAATCATAGAAGACAAGCGTTTGGCTTTTGAGAATGTCACCTTACAAACACCAAACTATGAACAGGCGATTGTCGAAAACTTGTCACTGTCTGTTCAATCAGGAGAAGGATTATTGATTGTTGGACCAAGTGGAAGAGGAAAAAGTTCTCTATTGAGAGCGATCGCTGGGTTATGGAATGCGGGGACTGGGCGTCTGATGCGACCTCCCCGAGAAGAAGTTTTATTTTTGCCCCAACGTCCTTATATAATTTTAGGAACTTTACGCGAACAGTTACTCTATCCTCATACAAGACAAATGAGCGACCCCGAACTTGAAGAAGTTTTGCGACAAGTTAATCTCCAAAATTTGCTTCCCCGTGTGGATGGCTTTGACACAGAAGTTCCTTGGGAAAATATATTGTCGTTAGGAGAACAGCAACGTCTTGCTTTTGCACGGTTATTAATTACTCACCCTAGCTTTACTATCTTAGATGAAGCAACGAGTGCTTTAGATTTAAACAATGAAGAGAATTTATATCAAAAATTACACCAAACGAAAACAACTTTTATCAGTGTTGGGCATAGGGAAAGTCTCTTGAATTATCATCAATGGGTTTTAGACCTTTCCGAAGGTTCTACTTGGCAACTTCTGACTGTAGAGGATTATCAATTACAAAAAGAAATTGTCGTAGCTCCACCCGGTAAAGGCTCAAATCACAAAAGACGGTCTATCGCTACTAAGAAGGCGTAACCGCTCGCTACAACGAACACTTAAAGGTGTTAAAATAAGAGATACATTAGTGAGGATGCCAACTACAGGTTCATTGGAACTTGGCGATCGCATAGTTCCATCATATCAACAGCAATGCTAATTCGAAACAAAAAAAAACTAATTACTTTTGAAACTATTAGAATTTATGAAAAAACTTATCAATTACCCATTCTAAAAAATCCTAAATTAAAAAAAATTCAAAAAAAAATTCAAGAATGTCAAATCTTACTGAAAGAAGGTATTAAATATCATTCTTACTTTTGGGACAAAATTAAACGAAAACAAGAAATAAGTCAAGGGCAAACTTTTATAGAAATTAAATCATTAATGAGAGATTATACTCAAATTATTGATTTTGTAGAGAATTATAAAGATAGTTATCAAGAGTTTTTGTTAAAACTTACAGATGACTGGAAAGATTTATGCAATCAAAAATCCCTTGAAATTAAAAAGATAAATGATGAAAGAAATAAATTAGAAATAAAAAATTATAAAAACGATCAAATTCTTGAGAAACTGAAATGGGAAAAACAAGAAAATTTAAAATCGATTTTACTATTAAGCAATACTAACTTTTTAATGTTAGAAAAAATTCAGTTATTGACTGAAGGAATTAAAAATATAGCAGAAGATACTAAAAAGCAAAAAGACACTATTCAGCAAATAGTTAAAGATTTGGAGGTGTATCAAGAGATTTATGAATACCAGATAAGAGCTACCAAAATTCGTCAAGAAATAGCAAAAATAGCTGAAACTGCAATCAATCTTGAAAATTTTTTACAAGATTACTTTAGTCCCTTTCAATCTTTAATAGATGAAGTGGTAAAATTAGATGCAGATTTTTACATAACTGTAGGGGAAATTAAAAATTTAGCAGATAGTGCTTTAAATTCTCCATTGAGTTTATTAAAACTACAAGAATCTAATATAATTTCTGAAAAACTTATCGATTTATTAGTGGCAAGTTATGAAAAAAAAGATAGATTAAAAGATGCTTTTAATAAGTCACAACTATTAGACGGACAATTTCAGAATTTTGAATTAAGTGATGATGTAATCAATTTAGATAAAGTTATTTACTTAATATCTAATTACACATCAGATCGACTTGTCGTACAAAGAAAATTGCTGGGAATAGAAGAGACAAATGTTGTCGATACAAATTCTATACTTTCTCTTGAAAAAATAGAATTGGTGGACACAAGCAATAATGATGTTACGTTGCTCGAAGAATTTAAAAGCAGTAAAAATATCGATTACAGTCAACTACAGAATCTCCTCGAACAGTACAAGTGGAAAGAAGCCGATATTGAAACTGCTAAATTAATGCTAAAAATTATGGGTAGGAATGATTGGAATGAAGTTTACAAAGAAGATATTAGTAACTTTTCTTGTAAAGCTCTTCATACCATCGATCGCCTTTGGCAACAATACAGCCGTGGTTATTTCGGCTTTAGTATTCAGCAAAGTATTTGGAACGAAATAGGTGGTCAAGTAGATTATGAAACAGAAAAGAGACTTGGCGATCGCCTTGGTTGGCGAAAGGAGGGAATCTGGTTAGAATATGACCAACTTACTTTTAATTTATCCCCCATGATACCCATGGGACATCTACCAGTCAAATGGTTACATTATGACCAGAATATTTTTGACCTATCCCTAAATTCATCTGCAGAACCCCTTTCAATGGGAGCTTGGCGGGTGGGGTCTTGGCTGGTGTGGCAGATGCACTTATTCTTTTCTCGTGTAAAAATTTGTAACGATACATTCTCATGACTAACGAGCGCTCAAAAATAGAGCTAATCAAGAATATGAATCTCTCTGATGTAGAAATAGAAATTTTACTTTTTGGAAAATGGCGTTTTAATACAGATTGGGAAAAATTTGCTATCTCATTTAAAGATGATATGACCTATGAGCAAACCAGAATTCAAACATTCTTTTTATCCAAACCTAAAGAATTGATAACAGGTAACAAATTTACTGGCGTGTGGCATATAAATGACAGAAAATTGTGTTTAATTGTTAAAACTGTTCCCAAGTCATTTTTCAATTTCCAGTTACCAATATTACCTAGAGTATATCTTGCGGATATGGTAGCTAGTGTCAGTTCTTTGCTGATAACAGAAGTGTATGAAATTATTCAAATCAATAGTTCTTACTTTCTAGCAAGGGATGTAGATAAATTTTTGGTAGGTACAAAGGTAAGTTAATTATTGTCGGCTTTTCCGATAATTTTTATGCCAAAAACTTTTAAACTTTTACCTCGCTCGCTAACAGCGATTGAAGTCAACTCTTTGCCCAACAAATAAAAACTACCTGCAATGCTGACAGAACTGTACAGTTCATTCTTGGCTTTGTTAATTGTTATGATTGCATTTTTCTTGTTGTTAGCTCCTTTGAGCATTAAAACACCAAAATTGAAGCTACCAGAAATAGTTAATCTGCTGCTATTAACGCCAGCAGTGACGTTAGCAAAATTATACCCTAGAAACTTGAGGTTTCCCGCAATACTAGCAGAGTTATCGATATTACCATTAGTCTTTTTGTTTAAAGTAACTGTAGCACCACTAAAAGCTAAAATGCCAAAATTGATATCACTCTTAGCCTGAAATCCACTTTGATTAAGGCTGATACCTGATGAGGTGAATTGTTTGCCAAGGAGAGTAATATCACCGATCCCAAAAATCTTTT
This genomic interval from Scytonema hofmannii PCC 7110 contains the following:
- a CDS encoding GUN4 domain-containing protein — protein: MLIRNKKKLITFETIRIYEKTYQLPILKNPKLKKIQKKIQECQILLKEGIKYHSYFWDKIKRKQEISQGQTFIEIKSLMRDYTQIIDFVENYKDSYQEFLLKLTDDWKDLCNQKSLEIKKINDERNKLEIKNYKNDQILEKLKWEKQENLKSILLLSNTNFLMLEKIQLLTEGIKNIAEDTKKQKDTIQQIVKDLEVYQEIYEYQIRATKIRQEIAKIAETAINLENFLQDYFSPFQSLIDEVVKLDADFYITVGEIKNLADSALNSPLSLLKLQESNIISEKLIDLLVASYEKKDRLKDAFNKSQLLDGQFQNFELSDDVINLDKVIYLISNYTSDRLVVQRKLLGIEETNVVDTNSILSLEKIELVDTSNNDVTLLEEFKSSKNIDYSQLQNLLEQYKWKEADIETAKLMLKIMGRNDWNEVYKEDISNFSCKALHTIDRLWQQYSRGYFGFSIQQSIWNEIGGQVDYETEKRLGDRLGWRKEGIWLEYDQLTFNLSPMIPMGHLPVKWLHYDQNIFDLSLNSSAEPLSMGAWRVGSWLVWQMHLFFSRVKICNDTFS
- a CDS encoding MvdC family ATP-grasp ribosomal peptide maturase, with protein sequence MHLSRDVVLLITHSGDFFTIDRVAEALSKRGAQPFRLDTDKFPLEVQLTAHFDKSKSYHRLEHGIDSISTEQVQAVWMRRIWEPELSHELAPKFQAACVRESQATLDGFWDSLREAHWVDNLERINFAHNKLRQLRVASEVGFVTPRTLITNKAEAVREFFQHVNGRMVSKLLTALSRSMEPTSFFLYTSVVKEEDLHDAESLRYCPMVFQEQIPKQWELRVVYVNGNVFVGALDASVCPASQVDWRIPGAEIVSWQHHQIPDEVVRRLKTFMARFGLLFGAFDFILTPSGEYVFLEINPIGEWGMLERDLDLPISHAIADTLLQRKDNG
- a CDS encoding MvdD family ATP-grasp ribosomal peptide maturase: MTVLIVTFSQDNESIALVTKAIEALGEKAFRFDTDRFPIEVQLDIYHGESERGIITDGEQKLDLNEVSSVWYRRMRYGEKIPDTMDKQFREASIKESRATVRGLIASIKGFHFDKMSNVDLTNNKQLQLQVAREVGLLTPRTLTSNNPEAVKQFASECKEQGIVTKMLSSFAIFGDKGEEFVVFTNPVTDDDLENLEGLRFCPMTFQENVPKALELRTTIVGQRVFTAAVDSQRLQRATYDWRKEGKALCESWQPYDLPESVEKKLLKLMAYFGLNYGAMDIIVTPDGRHIFLEVNPVGEFFWLEMFSPHFPISQAIAEILHTGVGLSRN
- a CDS encoding microviridin/marinostatin family tricyclic proteinase inhibitor; translation: MSTKTVESAGIEAVPFFARFLEDQSVLAKSEEPPAEPPADRPPVPPYPPLPFTIKYPSDWEDR
- a CDS encoding ABC transporter ATP-binding protein/permease, coding for MQTQVARDRDMTNPLSGFTQFWEDVSVVAQPYWYPTEPGDRAFSDVIRSWGMLALLILLIISLVGVSAFNSFWNRHVLDIVIEQKDLSKYIDTLWISTLGILVVTLLVAFSRYVRKRIALDWYTWLNNHILEQYLSKQAYYKINFKSDIGNPDQRISQEIEPITSSALLFSATFLEKMLEMISFLVILWTISSQIAIYLVIYTIVGNLIAVYLTRELNKINQEELEFKADFAYCLTHVRKHAESIAFFQGEEKELNIINRRFNNVLKNAERRLNWERGQDIFNRSYQSAITVFSMFILTPLFITGKIDYGEINQVSFCCFLFSNALGELIALFGNSGRFSSYVERLAEFSDALEVVTKQPDNVSTIKIIEDKRLAFENVTLQTPNYEQAIVENLSLSVQSGEGLLIVGPSGRGKSSLLRAIAGLWNAGTGRLMRPPREEVLFLPQRPYIILGTLREQLLYPHTRQMSDPELEEVLRQVNLQNLLPRVDGFDTEVPWENILSLGEQQRLAFARLLITHPSFTILDEATSALDLNNEENLYQKLHQTKTTFISVGHRESLLNYHQWVLDLSEGSTWQLLTVEDYQLQKEIVVAPPGKGSNHKRRSIATKKA